The DNA sequence CCGATCCTCGGCACTCCAGAAAATGATGATTTCGTAGCGGTGCATCAGAGGTCTCCCCCAAGACGATAGCGCAGGATCACGGCACGCACCTGACGGACCTGATAAGTCTTGGCATGTTTTCCGTCGCGCTGCAGGTTGATTCTCTCCTCGATCCCTGCTTGCCGGAAGATGTGATGACTTCCGCTCGTACGTTCGTCGAACCCCAGCCCCGCCAGAAGCCGGCAGAGGTCATTGAACCCGATCGTCGCATCGGAATCCCCACGCAGGATCTTCTCGAGGAGGGCTCGCTGCCTCGACATAAGGTCATTCTACGCACGCCCCCGCAGCCATATCCCTACTGCACCCCCACCCCATCCGCCCCATCCTCGAACGCCCTTCGCCCCCCGAACTCCTTCTGCAGCATCCCGCCGAACTCGTCGGCGAGGCTGCCCACCACCACGCAGGCCCGCTTCACGTGCTCGGCCACGAACGGCGCCACGAACATCTCCGCGACGACGATCACTCTCCCCTCCACCACGAAGAACCGCGCGAGGCGCATAGAGGCGTTCAGCTCGTTGAGGCGGTCGAGGAGCCGGTCGTCGGCCTCCACGTCCTCCAGCACCGGCGAGAACATCCTCACGCACAGCGGATCGTCCAGCACTCGGACGTACACGGCGGCGCTCCCGAATCGCAGCGCCACGTCCCCGTCCCGCGTGAACCCGAGGTCCGGGTTCCCCGACCCTTCCCGGACCGCCTCCAGGACGAGCGCCCTGAGGTCCTGCACGGCGTCCTCGCGGGGCTTCTCGGGCGGCGGCGCGGGCTCCTCGCGCTTCAGCCCGAGCGTCGGGACCAGGATCGTCCGCTGCTTCTTGTCGAACGCCTTGTACATGAGAGACCCCGGATGCGGGATCTCGAACACCTCGGTCAGCGCGCACGGCCATCCGGGCCGCGTCGGCGCACGGAACCGGCCGGTCGAAGTCCCGGAAGAAGTTCGGGGAGCCACGCGTCCCCGTGGGAGACGACCAGCCGATCCTCCGCAGCAGCGCCATCTGGCCGGCGCTCAGCGCGTGAGCCTCGTCGAGGTAGTTGTTGCCGACGCACTCGGCGCGCAGCCCGAACGATCCCTTCGCCGGCTTGCGTGAGCCAGCGTTGACATTTTTATCTTATATGTCAACAATCTCTCACATGGCCGCCGCTCCCGCCGTTCCGCGCACGCTCGCTCGTCGAAGCATCTTCTCCGCGGCCGAAGCGGTCGCGGCCGGCGTGCACCCGCAGACCCTTGCTCGGCTCGTCGACCGGGGCGCGGTCGAGCGCGTGAGCCATGGCAGGTACCGTCTCCCGGACGCAGAGATCACCGAACACCATGGCCTCGCGCTGGCGGCGTCAGCCGTGCCGAAGGGCGTCGTCTGCCTGCTGTCCGCGCTCCGCTTTCACGACGTCACGACCCAGAACCCTTCGGAAGTCTGGCTGGCGATCGAGCGGCGATCCCGCGCGCCGCAGCTCGACTACCCGCCCCTGCGCGTATTCCGCTTTTCGGGTCGAGCGTTTACGCGAGGTGTCGAGAGAATCGCCTGAGAAGGCCGCCACATTCGCATCTACAGCCTCGCGAAGACCATCGCCGATCTCTTCAAATACCGGCACAAAGTGGGTCTGGAGGTCGCGGTGGAGGCCCTCCGTGAATCGATCAGGTCGAGAAAGGTCAAGCCCGGTGAGATCGACCCCTTCGCCCGCATCTGCAGGGTTCGAGAGGTGATGCGTCCGTACCTCGAGGCGCTTGTGGAATGAGTCAGCCGAACTCGGGCCTCGTCCAGTCCCTCCATGCGCGCATCGTCAATCATGCGAAAGGGCTTCGGGTCGAGCCCACACTCCTCTTCACACGCTTCGGGCTGGAGCGGTTTCTCTATCGCCTGTCGAAATCCACCTACGCCGACTCGTTCGTCCTCAAGGGTGCGCTCATGATGCTTGTCTGGGCGGGCGAATCGGTGCGTGCGACTCGTGATGCGGATCTCCTCGGCTTCGGGGAGATCACGTCCGAGAAGCTCGAACGGATCTTCCGGGACATCGCCGTCATCCCGTGCGACCCGGACGACGGCGTGGCTTTTCTGCCTGACACTGTCGCCGCTTCGGCGATCCGCGAAACCGACCAATACGGAGGTCAGAGGGTAAGAGCCGGGGGGCGGCTCGGCACCGTGAAGCTCGCTCCAAGTCGATGTTGGCGTCGGCGACGCCGTGTATCCGCCACCGGAATGGCTCGAGTTCCCGTCCCTTCTGGACGTCCCGAGGCCGATGCTCCGCACCTATCAGGCCGAGACGTCGATTGCGGAGAAGCTCCACGCGATGGTGGTTCTGGGCGAGTCGAACACCAGAATGAAGGACTACTTCGATGTGGCCACGCTCGCGCGGATTCGGGAATTCGACGGGGCGGCGATGGCCCGTGCGATCCGGGACACATTCGAACGAAGAAACACCCCCATCGTCGCAATGCCGGCGGGCCTGACGAGTCGTTTCGGCCGTGACGCGGGAAAGCAGCGGCAATGGGAGGCGTTCGTTTCAAAGAACCGAATCGATGCCGCGATGGGGTTCGAGGCCTGGGTCCTGCGCTGCGCCTTCTTCGCCGGCCCGGTCTCTGACGGCTCTCTCGCGGAAAGCGGAATTCGCCGGACGCTGGCCGGCAGGCGGACCGTGGTGGACCCCGGACGGCAAGCAAGGCGGGTGAAGAGGCCCAGGCCTGGCCACCCCTACTGCACCCCCCCCCTTCCCCCCTCCTCGAACGCCCTTCGCCCCCCGAACTCCTTCTGCAGCATCCCGCCGAACTCGTCGGCGAGGCTGCCCACCACCACGCAGGCCCTCTTCACGTGCTCGGCCACGAACGGCGCCACGAACATCTCCGCGGCCACGATGACCCTCCCCTCCACCACGAAGAACCGCGCGAGGCGCATCTCGGCGTTCA is a window from the Acidobacteriota bacterium genome containing:
- a CDS encoding type II toxin-antitoxin system HicA family toxin, which translates into the protein MSRQRALLEKILRGDSDATIGFNDLCRLLAGLGFDERTSGSHHIFRQAGIEERINLQRDGKHAKTYQVRQVRAVILRYRLGGDL
- a CDS encoding YbjN domain-containing protein, yielding MAPRTSSGTSTGRFRAPTRPGWPCALTEVFEIPHPGSLMYKAFDKKQRTILVPTLGLKREEPAPPPEKPREDAVQDLRALVLEAVREGSGNPDLGFTRDGDVALRFGSAAVYVRVLDDPLCVRMFSPVLEDVEADDRLLDRLNELNASMRLARFFVVEGRVIVVAEMFVAPFVAEHVKRACVVVGSLADEFGGMLQKEFGGRRAFEDGADGVGVQ
- a CDS encoding nucleotidyl transferase AbiEii/AbiGii toxin family protein; this encodes MSQPNSGLVQSLHARIVNHAKGLRVEPTLLFTRFGLERFLYRLSKSTYADSFVLKGALMMLVWAGESVRATRDADLLGFGEITSEKLERIFRDIAVIPCDPDDGVAFLPDTVAASAIRETDQYGGQRVRAGGRLGTVKLAPSRCWRRRRRVSATGMARVPVPSGRPEADAPHLSGRDVDCGEAPRDGGSGRVEHQNEGLLRCGHARADSGIRRGGDGPCDPGHIRTKKHPHRRNAGGPDESFRP